A region of Streptomyces sp. R44 DNA encodes the following proteins:
- a CDS encoding N-acetylmuramoyl-L-alanine amidase: protein MASPMSANRFLRALRDEGLAVVQVGDWSTHNRNHKGPWGPVNGVMIHHTVTRGTANTVRICRDGYAALPGPLCHGVIAKDGTVHLVGYGRANHAGLGDDEVLRAVIAERRLPPDDEATTDGNRHFYGFECENLGDGADPWPKVQLEAIAKAAAAVCRAHGWTHRSVIGHLEWQPGKVDPRGFTMASMRERVAELLR, encoded by the coding sequence ATGGCTTCACCCATGTCCGCGAACAGGTTTCTCCGCGCCCTGCGCGACGAGGGCCTCGCGGTCGTCCAGGTCGGCGACTGGTCCACCCACAACCGCAACCACAAGGGCCCCTGGGGCCCGGTGAACGGCGTGATGATCCACCACACCGTGACCCGGGGCACCGCCAACACCGTCCGGATCTGCCGGGACGGCTACGCGGCCCTGCCCGGGCCGCTCTGTCACGGCGTGATCGCCAAGGACGGCACGGTCCACCTCGTCGGCTACGGGCGCGCCAACCACGCGGGGCTCGGCGACGACGAGGTCCTCCGGGCGGTCATCGCCGAGCGGCGGCTGCCGCCGGACGACGAGGCCACCACGGACGGCAACCGGCACTTCTACGGCTTCGAGTGCGAGAACCTCGGCGACGGCGCGGACCCGTGGCCGAAGGTGCAGCTGGAGGCCATCGCGAAGGCGGCGGCGGCCGTCTGCCGGGCGCACGGCTGGACGCACCGCTCGGTCATCGGGCACCTGGAGTGGCAGCCGGGCAAGGTGGACCCGCGCGGGTTCACGATGGCGTCGATGCGGGAACGCGTCGCCGAGCTCCTGCGGTAG
- a CDS encoding family 2B encapsulin nanocompartment shell protein → MSVGSVDGEVRAEQQAPQQSLGTAAARNLATTTKSAPQMQEITSRWLLRTLPWVQVQGGTYRVNRRLSYSVGDGRVTFVQTGERVAVIPAELGELPALRGYEDESALTELAARCTQREFAAGEIIAVAGTPTDRVYLLAHGRVEQIGEGPYGDETVLGVLADGAYFGESALVGADATWDWSARAATACTVLELTRDDVRNLADRAGSLAAHLAGVAAAPDRSTNTYGEAAIDLSAGHVGEAVVPHTYVDYDASPREYELSVAQTVLKVHSRVADLYNQPMNQTEQQLRLTVEALRERQEHELINNKEFGLLSNCDYGQRLQPHDGAPSPDDMDELLSRRRGSKMFLAHPRAIAAFGRELNKRGLVPETIEVAGNRIPTWRGVPIYPCNKIPVSDARTTSIICMRTGEADQGVIGLHQTGLPDEIEPSLSVRFMGIDEQAIISYLVTAYYSAAILVPDALGVLENVEVSRWR, encoded by the coding sequence ATGTCCGTTGGTTCGGTTGACGGCGAGGTCCGCGCGGAGCAGCAGGCCCCGCAGCAGAGTCTCGGGACCGCCGCCGCGCGGAACCTCGCCACGACCACCAAGTCGGCACCGCAGATGCAGGAGATCACCTCCCGGTGGCTGCTGCGGACGCTGCCGTGGGTCCAGGTGCAGGGCGGCACCTACCGGGTGAACCGGAGGCTCAGCTACTCCGTGGGTGACGGCCGCGTCACCTTCGTCCAGACCGGAGAGCGCGTCGCGGTGATCCCCGCCGAACTCGGCGAACTCCCGGCACTGCGCGGCTACGAGGACGAGAGCGCGCTGACCGAGCTCGCGGCCCGCTGCACCCAGCGGGAGTTCGCGGCGGGCGAGATCATCGCCGTCGCGGGCACCCCCACCGACCGGGTGTACCTCCTCGCGCACGGCCGCGTCGAGCAGATCGGCGAGGGGCCCTACGGCGACGAGACCGTCCTCGGTGTCCTCGCCGACGGCGCCTACTTCGGCGAGTCCGCGCTGGTCGGTGCCGACGCCACCTGGGACTGGAGCGCCCGGGCCGCCACCGCCTGTACGGTCCTGGAGCTCACCCGGGACGACGTACGGAACCTCGCGGACCGGGCCGGCTCGCTCGCCGCCCACCTCGCGGGCGTGGCCGCGGCTCCCGACCGCAGCACCAACACGTACGGCGAGGCCGCGATCGACCTCTCCGCTGGCCACGTCGGCGAAGCGGTCGTCCCGCACACCTACGTCGACTACGACGCCTCGCCCCGCGAGTACGAGCTGAGCGTCGCCCAGACCGTGCTGAAGGTCCACAGCCGCGTCGCCGACCTCTACAACCAGCCGATGAACCAGACCGAGCAGCAGTTGCGGCTCACGGTCGAGGCGCTCCGCGAGCGCCAGGAGCACGAGCTCATCAACAACAAGGAGTTCGGCCTCCTCTCCAACTGCGACTACGGGCAGCGGCTCCAGCCGCACGACGGCGCCCCCAGCCCGGACGACATGGACGAGCTGCTCTCCCGCCGCCGGGGCTCCAAGATGTTCCTCGCCCACCCGCGCGCCATCGCCGCCTTCGGCCGCGAGCTCAACAAGCGCGGCCTGGTGCCCGAGACGATCGAGGTCGCGGGCAACCGCATCCCGACCTGGCGCGGTGTGCCGATCTACCCGTGCAACAAGATCCCCGTCTCGGACGCCCGGACCACCTCGATCATCTGCATGCGTACCGGCGAGGCCGACCAGGGCGTCATCGGTCTGCACCAGACCGGTCTGCCCGACGAGATCGAGCCCAGCCTCTCCGTCCGCTTCATGGGCATCGACGAGCAGGCGATCATCTCCTACCTCGTCACGGCCTACTACTCGGCGGCGATCCTCGTCCCGGACGCCCTCGGCGTCCTGGAGAACGTCGAGGTCAGCCGCTGGCGCTGA